The genomic DNA AAAGGAAAATGTCCAAAATGTAAAAAATCTCTGATAATCGGTGTTTTAAATAGAGTTGTAGGATTGGCAGACAGAACTGAAAATGAGGCAAAAAAAGTAAATAAAATTCCATATAAAAGTATAGTTCCACTTCCAGAAATTTTGTCTGGTGTATTGGGAAGAGGTGTGAACACAAAAACTGTACAAAAAGAATATGATAATTTAATTGAGAATATTGGTAGTGAATTTTTTATTCTTTTGGATGCAAAAATAGAAGATATCCACATGGTCGCTGGGGATAACATTGCAAAAGCTGTGGATAAAGTACGAAAAGGTGAGGTTGTTTTAAGTCCTGGATATGATGGTGAGTTTGGAAAAGTTAATGTTAAATAATTTTTGTAAATAAAAAATAGAGTAATAATTTACTCTATTTTTTCAATTTATTTTTAAGTAGTTTTTAAACCTGTAAGAATTAAAGTATCTAATATTCTATTTATATTGCTTAGCATTTTGTCTGCCCATTTTAATCCAAAAGTTTTTTCAAAAAAGTCTTTTACTTCTTTGCTGGAAACCCAAGCTATAAATTGTTTGATTAATTTTTCTAAATATTTTTGTGCAACTTTTGTTTTCATTTTTAGTTTATTTTTAGATATAAACCACCATGTTGCTGTTTTATAGCCAAAATAGTAAATTTTTGATTCTTCTACTAGATCTAATGTCTTTTTCATTCTTTCTATTCCTAGTACATCTAAAGTGTCTGCGTCTTTTAGTAAATCTACCAAAAATCTATTTTTTTTCTTGAATAATATTTTTGTAAAAAATGCTCCAGTTCCAAGACTTTTGCACAGAATTAATTTTATACTTGTACCAGCTAGCTCACCAAAAAGTTTATATTTTAACGTAAAAAACCACAGCATTAAAGCTGAAATAATATCATCTAAAAAAGGCATCCAAATAAAAGAAGTTTTGTTTGGAACTGTTCTAGACACATCGTGCCACCACGCTGCCAAAACTAGTGCATTTTTTTGTTTTGAATTTAAATGAAGATCATTACTGAAGGTTTTAACATGATTTACAACATTTTTGACATGTTCTAGGTCGTGTATAGAGTCAGATGAGTGCTTCATTTTTTGTTTTGCAATTTTTATCAAACTGCTAAGCGTATCTTTCATAAAAAAAATAGTTTTCTGGTATAATTATAACATATCCTTGATTTTTTATAAATAATCTGCTATTATTATTGCATAAATGTGCCTGTAGCTCAGGGGTTAGAGCACCACGCTTATAACGTGGGGGTCGATGGTTCAATCCCATCCAGGCGCACAAATTAATTTCTACAAATGCCTGCCTTAAATCAAAAAATTATTTTAGATGAAGAGTCGAAAAAGAAGCGTCTCGACCTTTTGTTGAGTGAAAAATTGGGAATTAGTCGTTCACAAATAGAAAAAATGATAAAAAGAGGTGGTGTTTTGGTGGATGGAAAGCTAATAGTAAAAGCTGGAAAAAAATTAATTTCTGCAAATGAGATAACTTTTCAAGAAATAGAGGAAAGAAAAAGTGAGGTACAAATTAAAAAAGAGGAAAACTTCGATGTAACAATTATAAAAGAAGAGTCGGATTATTTAGTAGTAGAAAAACCAGCTGGACTTTTGATACACCCAACCGAAGCTTTGGAAAAGGTGACAATGGCTGGAATTTTACTAGAAAAATATCCAGAATTAAAAGGTGTTGGAGAAGGTAAACTCCGTCCTGGAATTGTTCATCGTTTGGACAAAGACGCTTCTGGGCTTTTGGTAGTTGCCAAAAATCAAAAAATGTATGAACATCTAAAAAAACAATTTCAAAATAGAGAGGTAGAAAAAATTTATAAGGTTTTGGTTTATGGAATTATAGAGACAGACCAAGAAATAATTGATTTTGAAATAGATAGAGGGAGAGATGGTAGAATGGTATCGCGTCCAACTTTGAAGAAGTTAACTTTGAGAACTGTAAGAGATATTCAAGAAGGTAGAAAAGCAAAAACAGAGTTTTGGGTAGAAAAAAGATTCGGTAGGTTTAGTTTTTTGAAGATAAAAATTTATTCTGGTAGAACACATCAAATCCGTGTTCATATGTATGCATACAACCATCCTGTTGTTGGCGACAATATATATTTCAATAAAAATTTATTCAAAAAACAAGATAAATTGGAAAGACTTTTTCTTCATTCAGCAAGACTTGGATTTAAAGATTTTGGTGGAAAATATGTTGTTTTTGAATCTGAACTTCCAGAAAAATTACAAAATTTTTTAAATAAACTAAGATAATCTTATGGAGGAGAATAAGGGGAAAATAATTGTAATCTCTGCGCCATCTGGCGGCGGAAAGACTACAATTTTAAAAGAGTTGATAAAGAGAATTCCAAATTCCGCTCGTGTAATAACAGTGACATCGCGACCAAAAAGAGAGAGTGAACAGGAAGGAGTTGATTATTTTTTTGTTTCAAAAGAAAAATTTGAAGAGAAGATTGGGAACAATGAATTTGTTGAATACAATTTTTATTCAGGAAATTATTATGGTACAGAAAAGTCAAAATTGGAAGAATCAAAACAAAAATACGCTTTTTCTTTTTTACCAACAGAGACAAATGGAAAAAATAATTTGGATAAATTGGGTATAGATCATATTTCGATATTTTTACTTCCGGAATCTTTGGAAGTTTTGCGAAATAGAATTATGCAAAGAGGTGGGCACACAGCCAAAGAAATAGTAGAGAGACTGGGAATAGCAAAAGATGAGATAGCTGAGTCAGAAAAATATAATTTTAAGGTTGTAAATAAGGAAGGATATTTGGAAGAAACGATAGAGAAAATAGTGGAATTTTTGAGGAAATGAAATGATGTTTGGTAATATTTCTATAAATAAAAAAAGACCCGTTTGGGTCTTTTGTGTTTAACTGTAGAAATCTTTTATTTGTTTTTCAATTTTTTCATAATGTGCACGACCTTCAAAAGTCAATGTATAGCGACTATCATTGATAGTAACAATGAGCTCATAACATAGAATGTTGATAGGGTTTTTTACTCTTCTTAATAATATATGTACAAAGTCTCTATTTATATTTACTCTCGCTAATCCTGAAATTCCAAGATCGAAGATTAAATAGTTTTTTGAAGTAGAAGATATTTTTTTGTTTAACGCCAGTGCAAGCTTTTTTAAGAGTTCTATATTTTCTGGGTCTTCTGTAGATTGCTTAAGTAGGTTGGATAAATTTGTCATTACAAACTCCTTTCTTTTGATTGTATGTTGAAATGAACTTTATAAAATATTACCACTTTTAAGCTAGAAAGTCAATCTTTTCCTTGACATTTTCAATGAATTGGTGTAAACTAGTTCCATTATTACATTTTTAGTGATGTTGGGTATTAAAACTTAACCTCTCCGCAAGTGGGCAAATGCTCACAAATAATTTTAAAATATGTCAGAAGATATTCGCAGTAAATTGCGTTCTGGAATGATCGTAAAGGTTTACCAAAAAATTAGAGAAACTAACACAAAAGGTGAAGAAAAAGAAAGAACCCAGGTTTTTGAAGGAATCATATTAGCTACAAAACATGGAAGAGAGGTTGGAGCAACTGTGACAGTTAGAAAAATTTCAAATGGTGTGGGAGTAGAAAAGATTTTCCCAATAAATTCACCAATAGTAGAAAAAATTGAATTAGTGAGAACAATGAAAGTTGATCAATCTAGAGCATACTACTTGAGAAATTACAAAAAGAAATTGAAAGAGGTCAGAAAAGATCAACCAAAAAAAGCAAAGAAAGTTGCAAAAAAGGTTGAAGAAAAAGTAGAAGCTCCAAAAGAAGAAGTAAAGATGGAAACTGAAGTAAAAACATAAGAAAATTAAAAATAAAAAACTGACGTAAATTGCGTCAGTTTTTTATTTTGTTAGATTTTTTATCTATTGAAAACCTCTGCTTTCAAGTATTGTCCTGTCCAACTTTCTTTCACTTTTGAGATTTCTTTTGGTGTGCCAACAGCTACAACCTGTCCTCCAGCTTTTCCACCTTCTGGTCCCATATCTATTACCCAGTCAGAACTTTTTACAACATCTAGATTATGCTCTATTGTTAGAACTGTATTTCCTTTTTTTACCAATTCGTTCAACACATGAAGTAGTCTTTTGATATCTTCGAAGTGAAGTCCTGTTGTAGGTTCATCCAAAATATACAAAGTTTTTCCTGTTGCTCTTCTTGATAATTCTGTTGCCAGTTTAATTCTTTGTGCCTCACCACCAGAAAGTGTGGTTGCAGGCTGTCCTAAATGCAGATAACCAAGCCCAACATTTCGTAGTACTTGTAATTTGTCTGCAATGTTTGAAATTTCTCTAAAGAATAAATATGCTTCTTCAACTGTCATTGCCAAAACATCTGCAATATTTTTTCTTTTGTAGTGAATTTCCAAAGCTTCTTTGTTGTATCTTCTTCCTTCGCATTCAGGGCATTCTATAAACACATCGTTTAAGAATTGCATTGGAATTCTTTTGTAACCTTCACCAGAACAAGCTTCACACCTTCCACCACCTTTTACATTGAAACTAAACATTCCAGCATCGTAGCCACGCATTTTGGCCTCTGGTACGCTTGTAAACAGATCGCGAATAGCTGTGAAAACTCCAGTATAGGTTGCAGGATTACTACGAGGAGTTCGACCAATTGGACTTTGGTTTATTGTGATAACTTTGTCAATATGGTTGAATCCTGTGATTTTTTTGTGAGCTGCGGGTTCTGCTTTTGCTCTATAAAAATGTTTATGCAAAGCTTTGGATAAAATTCCAGAAATAAGAGTGGATTTTCCAGATCCAGAAACACCGGTCACACATACAAATTTTCCAAGTGGAATTTCAACGTCAATATTTTTTAGATTGAATGCTGTCGCACCTTGAATAGAAATACTTTTTCCATTTCCTTTGTTTTGTTTTTTTGGAATAGGGATTTCTTCGCGGTTTGCCATATATTGACCAGTCAGTGAATCTGTTTTACTAACTTCTTCTGGTGTTCCTTTTGCCATTATTTTCCCACCATAAATTCCAGCCCCAGGTCCAATGTCTATTAAATAATCCGCAGCTTCCATTATGGCGCGGTCGTGCTCAACAACAATTACAGTATTTCCACTATCGCGTAATGCTTTTAAAGTGTCTATTAGTTTGTCATTGTCTTTTGAGTGAAGTCCAATTGAGGGCTCGTCCAAGACATAGATAACCTCATTTAATCCAGTTGAAAGTTGACTAGAAAGTCTAATTCTTTGTGATTCACCACCTGAAAGTGTGGCAAAAGATCTGTCTAAAGTTAAATAGGATAACCCAACTTTTTGAAGATTTTCTAATTTTTTTGTAGATTCTTTTAGTAAAGGATTTGCAATTAATTTTTCATTTTTTGTAAAAGTTGGAATGCCGTCATATTTTTTTGGATCCACCAGTTTTTTGAAAAATGTTACAGCATCCCCAATACCCATTTCTACAATATCACTAATGGAATAGTCTCCAATTCGTACAGCGAGTGAATCTTGCTTTAGTCTTCTTCCTTCACAAATAGGACAGACACTTTCTCTCATATAATGTTCAATTTCTTTACGAACATATTCTGAGTCTGTTTCTGCGTGTCGTTGGGTTAGGTTTGGAATAACTCCTTCAAATCGAACAACTTTGCTGTCCAGTTGATAAGTTTGTCCATCTGTGCCATATAAAACCAAGTCCATTACTTTTTTTGAAAGGTCCTTTACTGGTTTGTTTATGTTGAATTTTTGTTTTTCAGAAACAACTTTCAACAATTTTTGGTAATAAGTTTGATTTCCTACAATTCTGGTCCAAGGTTGAATAGCACCCTCTGCCAAAGTTAGGCGAGGGTTTGGAATTATTAGGGATGAATCAACATTTAAAGTATATCCAAGTCCTGTACAGCGGTTACATGCTCCGTGCGGGCTGTTGAAACTAAAACTTCTTGGCTCAACAGACTCAAAGGTTTTTCCAGATTCTGGACAGAATGGGAATGTTGTATATAAATTTTCGTCTCCTGTTTCTAGGTTCAATGCTATCAAAGATCCATTTGAAAGATCTAATGCTTTTTCTACAGCTTCTACTACCTTTTGTTTTTTAATATCGCTAATTGTTTCAATTACTATCTCTACATCATAAAGCTTTTTTGGTTCAAATTTATATCTCTTTAAACTTAAAAGACTCATTTGAACACCATTTACGCGAAGTGAGTTGAAACCTGATTTTTCTAAGTTTGGCAAAAGCTGTTTTGCTTTTATTGTTTTTTGTGCAATTATTGGAGCTAAAATTATAATTTCATCGCCAGAACGCGCTATCTTTCGTACTTGTTCTGCAATTTCTCCGGAGCTATATTGTTTTACGCAATGGTTTGTTTCGGGACAATACTGAATTCCTATTTTTGAAAAAAGTAATCGTAAATGATCGTAAATTTCTGTTATAGTTCCCACTGTTGAGCGTGGGTTTGTGCTGCTATTTTTTTGATCAATTGCAATAGTAGGGGAAAGTCCCAAAATTTCATCCACATCTGGCTTGTCATTTACATCCATAAATTGACGCGCATAAGAATTCAAGCTTTCTGC from Candidatus Magasanikbacteria bacterium includes the following:
- a CDS encoding RluA family pseudouridine synthase — its product is MPALNQKIILDEESKKKRLDLLLSEKLGISRSQIEKMIKRGGVLVDGKLIVKAGKKLISANEITFQEIEERKSEVQIKKEENFDVTIIKEESDYLVVEKPAGLLIHPTEALEKVTMAGILLEKYPELKGVGEGKLRPGIVHRLDKDASGLLVVAKNQKMYEHLKKQFQNREVEKIYKVLVYGIIETDQEIIDFEIDRGRDGRMVSRPTLKKLTLRTVRDIQEGRKAKTEFWVEKRFGRFSFLKIKIYSGRTHQIRVHMYAYNHPVVGDNIYFNKNLFKKQDKLERLFLHSARLGFKDFGGKYVVFESELPEKLQNFLNKLR
- the gmk gene encoding guanylate kinase, giving the protein MEENKGKIIVISAPSGGGKTTILKELIKRIPNSARVITVTSRPKRESEQEGVDYFFVSKEKFEEKIGNNEFVEYNFYSGNYYGTEKSKLEESKQKYAFSFLPTETNGKNNLDKLGIDHISIFLLPESLEVLRNRIMQRGGHTAKEIVERLGIAKDEIAESEKYNFKVVNKEGYLEETIEKIVEFLRK
- a CDS encoding 50S ribosomal protein L19, with amino-acid sequence MSEDIRSKLRSGMIVKVYQKIRETNTKGEEKERTQVFEGIILATKHGREVGATVTVRKISNGVGVEKIFPINSPIVEKIELVRTMKVDQSRAYYLRNYKKKLKEVRKDQPKKAKKVAKKVEEKVEAPKEEVKMETEVKT
- the uvrA gene encoding excinuclease ABC subunit UvrA, which translates into the protein MKKINKIKIKNARVHNLKDVSVEIPKNKLTVITGLSGSGKSSLAFDTIYAEGQRRYAESLNSYARQFMDVNDKPDVDEILGLSPTIAIDQKNSSTNPRSTVGTITEIYDHLRLLFSKIGIQYCPETNHCVKQYSSGEIAEQVRKIARSGDEIIILAPIIAQKTIKAKQLLPNLEKSGFNSLRVNGVQMSLLSLKRYKFEPKKLYDVEIVIETISDIKKQKVVEAVEKALDLSNGSLIALNLETGDENLYTTFPFCPESGKTFESVEPRSFSFNSPHGACNRCTGLGYTLNVDSSLIIPNPRLTLAEGAIQPWTRIVGNQTYYQKLLKVVSEKQKFNINKPVKDLSKKVMDLVLYGTDGQTYQLDSKVVRFEGVIPNLTQRHAETDSEYVRKEIEHYMRESVCPICEGRRLKQDSLAVRIGDYSISDIVEMGIGDAVTFFKKLVDPKKYDGIPTFTKNEKLIANPLLKESTKKLENLQKVGLSYLTLDRSFATLSGGESQRIRLSSQLSTGLNEVIYVLDEPSIGLHSKDNDKLIDTLKALRDSGNTVIVVEHDRAIMEAADYLIDIGPGAGIYGGKIMAKGTPEEVSKTDSLTGQYMANREEIPIPKKQNKGNGKSISIQGATAFNLKNIDVEIPLGKFVCVTGVSGSGKSTLISGILSKALHKHFYRAKAEPAAHKKITGFNHIDKVITINQSPIGRTPRSNPATYTGVFTAIRDLFTSVPEAKMRGYDAGMFSFNVKGGGRCEACSGEGYKRIPMQFLNDVFIECPECEGRRYNKEALEIHYKRKNIADVLAMTVEEAYLFFREISNIADKLQVLRNVGLGYLHLGQPATTLSGGEAQRIKLATELSRRATGKTLYILDEPTTGLHFEDIKRLLHVLNELVKKGNTVLTIEHNLDVVKSSDWVIDMGPEGGKAGGQVVAVGTPKEISKVKESWTGQYLKAEVFNR